The nucleotide sequence GGCGGTTGGGGCCAGCGATCCCATCGCCATCCATgagtccaagttcaagcgGGCCCGAATTCTGCTAGACTTTGAGGTGGGTGATAGTTTTTTGGTCGATTCCTCCTTTACTGGTGATGTTCAGCAACTCACCAACCGagtcaagaagttgaacgacAAGTTGTCGGATATCAAACAGGAACAGTTGTTTATCAAGATGAAGGAAGAGTTGTTCCGTGACTTGTCGGAATCCACCAATGTCCATGTATGGCAATGGCTGGTGTTTCAGTTTTGGGTATTCTTGATCATGGGCATGTATCAGTTGCTAACCCTTCAGCGGTTCTTCATCAAGGAGAAGATCGATTGAACTCAACACATTCTCATTTAGTCGGGGCTGGTCCCTTTATAGATAAAATCAATAATCCAAAAGTGCGACTCACTaatgacgaagaagagcttTGATGATAGGTCCCAAACACGAATAAGTCTTTCTATCAAGGCCCACCGGTCTTCTACCACAGATGCCCGCCCCGTACCGCTCAGCCATTCGCGTACGTTCCAATGGAGCGAAACCCCCGCCGTGTCAGTGGAAATCAACTCTCCTGACTTCCTCTTCAAATATGGCCAAGCATGTTATATGGACTCGTCGGCGTCACTCATCGCCATTGGCACCGAACGGGGCTACGTGGTGGTGTTTGGCTACCATCAGGAAGTTATTCACGTGCTTACACCCGAACATACCACTGCTATACCCGAGCTGCCACCCATTTCCCTGACCGGGTACATTGTTAATACGTCAGTCTCCAGCTTGGCGATATCACTGGACCTGACAGTGGTGGTTTCTGGGCACACCAACGGCCTCATAGTCATATGGGAGTTGAAATCAGGCCAGGAACTCACCCCACCActccaccaaatcaaaccCATCACTTTTCAAGACCGATTCCACAAGAACAAAGAGGGCCATTTGAgtatcaccatcaccagcaTCAAAATCTTCCACGATAATCAGATCGTGTCAAGTGACGTGTCGGGGCTAGTGTTCTACCACCACGGGGTAAAGAGTCTTCTCGCCCGAAACTACATAACCCAGAAGTTATTGGGTAATAACGATTCGAATGGGATTCCAAGTCCCAAATATAGGATTTACGACATGGATATCTTGGCTCTTGGTAACACTCCTCAAATCACCGATCTGATAGGAATGCTAGCCGTCGTCACAGGACTGATGGTGGCGGTTTTGTCGGTGTTTTCGATGGATAACCCCAATAATTTGTACCTTAAAACCCACTTCAAAATGCAAGTCCCCAAAGCCGTGAAACTCACGCTGGACTCATTGGCATGCACGGGCTGGTTCCCGTGCATGGAGTACGAGGGAGTGGTATCCAATGCCAAGTTGGCAGTTTCGTGGAACAACTGCTTGTCGATACTTGAGGTGGACAATGCCATTCTTCCAGCTAACTTCGTCGGCGTCATCAATGACTTGCGGAGCAAAGACAAGTCGATTCCAACGCTACCGATCTCCCGGACTGCCAggaagtacttgaaggacCCCATCATTTCCTTGAAGTGGATGTCCACCAGCTCTGTGTGCTGTTTTACCCATAAGGAGGTTATTATATTGTACTATAAAAATCAAGGCCATGAAAGCCTTAAGATCATAGGAAAGGAGCCATTGGGCTACGTTCCAAACAGCTTGGActtcaaactcaacaagGACCATATCAGCCGAACTTTTAACAGCTCCATTAAGCTTGTAAAAATGAGAGTACTTCTTTTGAACCAAAAGCATCACCATTCGCAATTGGCAATCGGGAAACCTATCAGTTGGAATGATAAGTTGGCCGAGTTGTTGGCAAAGAAATACTACGAGGAAGCATTGAATGCCTGCTATTTCTTCTATTCTTCCAAGGGTATTGGGGAATTGGTTCTCTTTTCGCTCCCAGAATCCAAGGCCATTaggaagaaattggtgCATCCgtatttgatgaagatattaTGGCAGTCCATTCCACACTTCAGTAACTGTGCCGTATACTTTAGGATCTTGGCCACTTTGATTGGGGAGTCAAAAGAAATCGATTCAGAATTGACGGAAATGATCGAGATGTTGTACGAGACAGTGTCAGATAAAGCAGAATTCTTTGACAGTCTTGAAAACTATCTTATTTCGGGGACAATTACAACATTGTCACCTTTGGTCTTAAAGGCGCTCGTATCTTATTATGGAGAATGTGGTAAAGGTGAACCTTTGACAGAAATATTGTGCACAATCAACATCACGTTTCTTGACATTGACTTGACCATCCAAGTGTGTCAAAAGAACAAGCTTGACGAATGCTTGATATTCGTTTATAATTTCTTGATTCACGATTACGACACACCTTTATTGCATTTCTTGTCGGAGATTCAGAACAATCGAGTTGATCCTCGAAACGAATCTAAGGTTTTCAACTACTTGTCCTACATCTTGACAGGCAGACAGTATCCGATTGACAAATTTATAGAATATTCAGAGGAGCAAAGAGCCAAGCTTCGGACAATCAACATTCTATTCAGGCATGAAACTGAGTTTCTTGGGATTCAAGTGAAGGAAACATCAATATTTCCTATATTAACGATGCTTTTGAAGTACAATTCCTTCGAAATGCTTTCTACATTGAATGAGTTTTTCGAAGATTCAATTTTAAACGAGGAAATTGAGAGTTCCATTTCCCGTCAGTTCATTATAGATGCGTTATTGGATATTTATGCTTCCAATGACTTTTCAAATACAGATAAGTGCCATCTATCGATATTTGTTGGACGAAACTACTCCAAATATTCACAGTTCATCAGATTAAGTGACTCAATTCTTaatcaaattcttgacaATCTTTTGAATTTCAACCATCCGGAGATCAAGGTCGATTGTGAACTTGCGATCCAAAGTTTGTTGACTGCTTTTGAGCCatttgatgaaaagaagcTAATTGAAAAACTCAGCTACAAAAAGTTCTACAATGTTTTGATAAGCATATACAAGGGAGAAGGAAAGTACTACAAAGTTTTACAAATATGGCTtaaccaacttgatgaaggtCATGCGGACTTGACCAATGTCAAAGATGAGCTGTTCAATGTACTCACTGAGTGTTTTAGTAACACCAAGCTAGGTATCGATAAGGTGAATCTCAACACTTTAATCAAGGATAACTTCGTCAAATTGGCTACCATTAACACGAACAACTTTGTCTACATAATTAACAACTATGAGCCATCTTTGCACAAACAGATCCTAAAAGTCAATGAAGGTTCAGTTGTGTTCAGCTATTTGGATGAATTATTCAAATTGGGATGCAACGATTCGGAGTTGATTGTGAAGTATTCTGAGTGTTTGAGCCAGTTCAACTCGTCACACCTTTATGGATTCCTAAAGGCGAAGTaccaatttgttgaaggaaatgACATCcacaacttggaaactaTTTTGTCAGATGCCAAGCAGATCAATGCGTTGACAATACCTCTAACCAGCGAGGGTAAATACCAAGAGAGTTTGGACTACTTACTCGAGCAATTGGAAAGTATCAAAGAGCTCGAAAAGTTTGATGAGTCGTTCAAATTGTATTTGCTGATAATCGAATCTCCTGGTTTCTATAGCCAACAGCAAATGTCAACAGCCTCTCTTgcattgaacttgaatgaGCAAtattggttgaagttgatagaCTGCTTGATTGGATTGTCCAAGGAGATGCCTACCATCAACGAGTTCATCTATAAGAGTTTCAGGAAGATAAGTGACATCAAGCTTAACCCCAATGACAAAAATGAAACGTCGTTTTTAAAGATCTTCGACACATTTCTTAACAATAATGACCAGACCACCCTCTTGAACGTCCGGAACATCTTGATTGAGATCCTTATCAGCTACAGCTATGAGAGTGAAATTCTCCGATTGAGTtacaaaatcatcaaccaaaacATCCACGATAAGTTGAATGTAATTAAGTATCACAACCTCAAGGGATGGCTGATAAGCTGCAAGCACTGCACTAACTGTGGTAAACAGCTCTACGGCTCCCACATCGACTTGAGCAACTTCATGGTTTGGGAACAACGACAACAAACCGTATTGAACATGATGTCAGATGTGAAAGATGCTGAAAGCACAGACCAGTTGCggttggtgtttttcaagtGCAATCATGGTTACCACTACAAGTGTCTTCGGAACTTGAGTAGCGACACCTGTGTGGTATGCACCCAATAAGTCTGTCATAGCTGTGCTTGTATTAGCATTGATGGGGCGACATAGCGTGATTTCTGTAGAATGGAGAAACTGGAGAGGATACAGTCTTCACCATAACACAAATACCCTTATATATCTAATTTAACACAAGCCATGAAATTATAGTTACATGTGAATTAATGGCTGTTGATTATCGCAAAATTCACAAAATTCACCAGTGTTCATAAAATCTAATAAAATCCAATGCGTGTATTTGACAAGCTCAGGTTTATCTATCTGTTATTACTACACATAACAGCAGCATGGGAATGGAATATTGCAAAGATATTTTTGCACAAGACTAATAGTGTATCATTAAGGTTATACCCAAACAGGAATATCAAGTCTAAAATAGAATTTAAACTTTGTACTCCAGAAGGGAGGAACCCTTTGCACCAATGGCATTGGTGTTGAATGAACCTCGTGGCACCTTCGAACCTTGCCGCCCATCCGGAAAAGCCGTCTACGTAGGCAGTTTTAAGTTTTGAGTCGCCGACAAATTATAATTGAGCTGCGAATCTCCCGATGTAGCAATATCTAAATAAACTCCATTTGCAGCTAAAATTAGACCACCAGTGAGAAACTCCTGAAGCCTAAAATCgaaaattttcatttttttttgtatATCATCATGAGTGACTTCAGTGACGACGACTTGTTCGAGTCACCGACCCGGAGGAACTCCGAAGACCACAATCCATTCAATACTCCCAGACCCTTTTCTGAGACGTCTTTCCAACCATTCTATGGAACAATGAACATGTACAACACGGCTTATGGAATGCCCCTAAGCCACAACAACCTGGTAGCAAGCCCCAGCGAATTTGATGATACGTTGGAAGGAAGTATGATAGATACCAGCATGAACCACAGCTTGAATCACCACATGAACCACAGCATGAGCCAGATGAGCCAACCATTCATGCCTCCACAGCTTCCAGCACAATTATACCAACCGTACCAGCAGCGCCACCGGGGCCCCCTGGGTTCTAACTACACACTGAGCACGATTGTGGGCGAAGaaatgaagttgaagcgCCTGAAAACAGTAGCCTTTCACGAAATAACCCCCGAATACCCCGACACTGCATACCAGAACACCTACTATCACCAAGATGAATACAACCCTAACCCTTACGACTACAACTACGACATGAGAATGATGCCCACCAGGCAGTTGACGTTTAATGGAGATAATTACATGACCAACCAGTTGAGGGATGTGGACGACGATGGAGATCTTGATCCGTTTGGAGACGAAGAATCGCTTTTCCTGGAGATGTCCAACGAGGTGAACCGACAAAAGAGTATCCGAGTTAAGGCTGGAGACTTGTTAGACGAGGACGAGGATGATTTGGACGACTATAAGCCCAAGTTGAACTACAGTAAAACCCTCAAAAGAGCCCGTCTTGTCAACGGTAACT is from Yamadazyma tenuis chromosome 6, complete sequence and encodes:
- the VPS8 gene encoding Vacuolar protein sorting-associated protein 8 (COG:U; BUSCO:EOG09260EOI; EggNog:ENOG503NU9R); its protein translation is MTKKSFDDRSQTRISLSIKAHRSSTTDARPVPLSHSRTFQWSETPAVSVEINSPDFLFKYGQACYMDSSASLIAIGTERGYVVVFGYHQEVIHVLTPEHTTAIPESPPISSTGYIVNTSVSSLAISSDSTVVVSGHTNGLIVIWELKSGQELTPPLHQIKPITFQDRFHKNKEGHLSITITSIKIFHDNQIVSSDVSGLVFYHHGVKSLLARNYITQKLLGNNDSNGIPSPKYRIYDMDILALGNTPQITDSIGMLAVVTGSMVAVLSVFSMDNPNNLYLKTHFKMQVPKAVKLTSDSLACTGWFPCMEYEGVVSNAKLAVSWNNCLSILEVDNAILPANFVGVINDLRSKDKSIPTLPISRTARKYLKDPIISLKWMSTSSVCCFTHKEVIILYYKNQGHESLKIIGKEPLGYVPNSLDFKLNKDHISRTFNSSIKLVKMRVLLLNQKHHHSQLAIGKPISWNDKLAELLAKKYYEEALNACYFFYSSKGIGELVLFSLPESKAIRKKLVHPYLMKILWQSIPHFSNCAVYFRILATLIGESKEIDSELTEMIEMLYETVSDKAEFFDSLENYLISGTITTLSPLVLKALVSYYGECGKGEPLTEILCTINITFLDIDLTIQVCQKNKLDECLIFVYNFLIHDYDTPLLHFLSEIQNNRVDPRNESKVFNYLSYILTGRQYPIDKFIEYSEEQRAKLRTINILFRHETEFLGIQVKETSIFPILTMLLKYNSFEMLSTLNEFFEDSILNEEIESSISRQFIIDALLDIYASNDFSNTDKCHLSIFVGRNYSKYSQFIRLSDSILNQILDNLLNFNHPEIKVDCELAIQSLLTAFEPFDEKKLIEKLSYKKFYNVLISIYKGEGKYYKVLQIWLNQLDEGHADLTNVKDESFNVLTECFSNTKLGIDKVNLNTLIKDNFVKLATINTNNFVYIINNYEPSLHKQILKVNEGSVVFSYLDELFKLGCNDSELIVKYSECLSQFNSSHLYGFLKAKYQFVEGNDIHNLETILSDAKQINALTIPLTSEGKYQESLDYLLEQLESIKELEKFDESFKLYLSIIESPGFYSQQQMSTASLALNLNEQYWLKLIDCLIGLSKEMPTINEFIYKSFRKISDIKLNPNDKNETSFLKIFDTFLNNNDQTTLLNVRNILIEILISYSYESEILRLSYKIINQNIHDKLNVIKYHNLKGWSISCKHCTNCGKQLYGSHIDLSNFMVWEQRQQTVLNMMSDVKDAESTDQLRLVFFKCNHGYHYKCLRNLSSDTCVVCTQ